DNA sequence from the Cohnella herbarum genome:
CTTGTTAAGATGGCTGGACCGTCGCTCAGGTCAACCTTGGTTACGGTCACGCCTTCGGCCTCGGCATTCATTCCGAAACCGGTCGTATCCTGAGGGAGCTTTCGTAACTGTACCGTCATGAATTTTCCCTCTTCGGTGTTGAATAGATAGATTGCCTGATCGGCCTTATCGTTCCCATCGTAGAAATACACTTGCGCTTGATAGAAGGAATAGCCGCTCGGGGAGTATTGAAACATCGGTGCTTCGAAGGAGAGCAAGTGGCCGGCTTGCGCTTTGGAAACGTTCGCCATGATTAAGTTCTCATTGATCTTCTGGACGTCTAAACCCTCAAGATACTCGTGCGACGGCGTCTCTGCTTGGGAGGTATTCTGATCTTCCGATCGCCCCATGAAGAAGCCGAGAAGACCCGAAGGATATTCTTTAATCGTCGTATAGATCGGGTCGATTGCTTTTGTTGCTTGGGAATTCCCGAAGATCGCGGCGCCAATCAAGACGGAGGCTGCGATTACGGATAGCTTCGATAATCTCGAAAATCTGTTTCTTCTTTTGCGACGTGCGGATAGCCGCTGCTGTACTCGAAGCCAAGAAGGTCTGTGATCGATCGAAACGTTATCGTTGAACTGCTTGGAGGAAACCTCGAACGCGGCATCGAACATCTGATCGAATTGATCCTTATTCATCTCGGTTTCCCCATTCCTTGTACAGTTTTCTCTTAAGATAACTGCGGGCTCTATGCAGTTTGTGTTTGACCGCGGCTTCCGTATCGCGGGTTTCCACCGCGATTTCCTTATAACTTAACCCCTTTTTCCACTTCAACTCGATAATGGCGCGTTGCTCGGGCTTCATGTCTTGCAGATGATGGGAGATCCGCTCTTCCAAGGATTTGGTTTCGACTTCTTGTTCGACGGATACCGCGGCCGCTTGCGACATCGTTCCGCTATCCCAAGGGAATTCCAAGCTGACGTCGTTTCGGAACTTTTTTCTTTTGCGGATATGGTTGATCGTGAAGTTCTTGGCGACGACCTTGATCCAAGCTTTCATATGCTCCTCGTTCTCGACCGAAGGACATTTACTTAGGGCTGCCATGAAGGTTTCCTGGATGATATCTTCCGTCGCGGCATGGTCATTGATCATATATACGATCGGTTTATAGAGGAATTGGTAAAACTCGCGGTAAATCTCTTCCTGCAGCGTCTGGTTTAACGTGTGGAAGCTTGAACCAAGAAGAAGGAGCAAATTCGGTTGCATAAGAAGGATTCACCCTATTCCACCTTGAGATAATAACGCTTTGAACGCATACACTTTCAGTTTAGTCTAAATCAAGAGGCTAGAGAAGCCATTATTTTACAATGATAAAACGAAATGTTCAACGGTTGACCTACTGTACGTAAGGAGCGAACTTATAGCTTAGCCTTGGATTGCCGTTTTGTCTTCCTCTTTAAGATCTTGTATGATACGGAGATAACTGGCAAACAAAGGAAGGGGCTTGTCCGCTTGCGTCGTTCAACGGCATTGAAAATCGGGGCTGCGGTTGTTGTCGTGGCAGTCTTATTGTGGATCGACTTTAAGTATTTGAATGTGAATCCGGCATCGATACGCACTTGGGTGTTATCGTTCGGTTGGCTGGCGCCGGTTCTATATGTTGCTATGTACATCGCTCGTCCGTTTATTTTATTTCCGGCTTCGGTTCTATCGATGGCGGGAGGTCTTGCGTTCGGAACATGGTTCGGAATGCTCTATACGTTGATCGGAGCCGTTACCGGGGCGGTGTTGTCGTTTCTCTTGGCAAGGAAAATAGGCGGGGGTTTCTTTCGGGGAAAAGAGGATCCGAGGTTGGTGAAAATAGAGCAGGCGATGGAGAGACGGGGGTTTATGATGGTGCTTCTGTTTCGGATTGCCCCATTCGTACCGTTTGACTTGGTGAGTTACGCCGCCGGCGTTGCCCGAGTCCCGTTGCGGGCTTTCTTGCCCGCAACGATTATCGGGACATTACCGGGAACGTTCGCTTATAACTTTCTCGGCGCTAGTTTAACTAAGGGCAGCTGGCGGGATTTCGGAATCGCCGCATGCGTATTTGCCGTTGCTTTGGCCGTTCCGTTTCTGTTTCGCCGCAAGGTGGAACGGGAGATGGAAGGCGGCAAGTGAACGATTTAAAGAGGGATCGGCACGGCTCCCGTTAAGTTGATTAGTTCTAAGCCGACGATGCTTCCAGGCTCGGCCGGCGAATTGAGAATGGTTTGCGGCACGACTCGCCCGTTGTAACGAAGCCGCACATCGGTCTGTCCGCCGATTGGAATACCGGCAACGCTGCGAATGAAACCTTGCGGTCCGAAGTCGACAAGACCGGTCGAGGCGAGAGCTTGGCTGATCGTAATCCCCGGGTAAAAAGGAATATAGTTCGTGTAGTTCACCCAAGGAAATGCGGCTCCTCCGTTAATTCGAACCGTGATATAGGCCTGCGGGAAAGGCTGCGGTCCTGGAATCGGGATGGGGATCGGTACTGGGATCGGGATCGGAAAAGGTCCTGGTCCGGGAAATGGCGGTGGAAAGGGACCGGGTCCAGGGAACGGCGGTGGCGGGAAAGGTCTAGGGCCGTGCCCGGGTCCCCCTGGTCCACCAGGACCACCGGGCCCACCTGGTCCAGATCCGGGGAACGTTGGAAATCCGCCAGGCCCGCCGGGTCCACCCGGATTACCGGGCCCATTGGGACCACCGGGTCCGCCAGGCCATCCAGGTCCACCCGGGCTACCTGGCCCACCGGGTCCGCCAGGCCATCCAGGTCCACCCGGGCTACTTGGCCCACCGGGTCCACCAGGCCATCCAGGTCCACCCAGGCTACCTGGCCCACCGGGTCCGCCAGACCATCCAGGACCACCCGGGCTACCTGGCCCACCGGGTCCACCTGGTCCACCTGGTCCACCTGGTCCTCCAGGTCCACCCGGGCTATTTGGCCCTCCGGGTCCACC
Encoded proteins:
- a CDS encoding DUF4367 domain-containing protein, producing MNKDQFDQMFDAAFEVSSKQFNDNVSIDHRPSWLRVQQRLSARRKRRNRFSRLSKLSVIAASVLIGAAIFGNSQATKAIDPIYTTIKEYPSGLLGFFMGRSEDQNTSQAETPSHEYLEGLDVQKINENLIMANVSKAQAGHLLSFEAPMFQYSPSGYSFYQAQVYFYDGNDKADQAIYLFNTEEGKFMTVQLRKLPQDTTGFGMNAEAEGVTVTKVDLSDGPAILTSATDGSNALDTISHGLQITLSGVVPKDELIEMYEGMYE
- a CDS encoding RNA polymerase sigma factor produces the protein MQPNLLLLLGSSFHTLNQTLQEEIYREFYQFLYKPIVYMINDHAATEDIIQETFMAALSKCPSVENEEHMKAWIKVVAKNFTINHIRKRKKFRNDVSLEFPWDSGTMSQAAAVSVEQEVETKSLEERISHHLQDMKPEQRAIIELKWKKGLSYKEIAVETRDTEAAVKHKLHRARSYLKRKLYKEWGNRDE
- a CDS encoding TVP38/TMEM64 family protein, yielding MRRSTALKIGAAVVVVAVLLWIDFKYLNVNPASIRTWVLSFGWLAPVLYVAMYIARPFILFPASVLSMAGGLAFGTWFGMLYTLIGAVTGAVLSFLLARKIGGGFFRGKEDPRLVKIEQAMERRGFMMVLLFRIAPFVPFDLVSYAAGVARVPLRAFLPATIIGTLPGTFAYNFLGASLTKGSWRDFGIAACVFAVALAVPFLFRRKVEREMEGGK